One Pyrococcus furiosus DSM 3638 genomic region harbors:
- a CDS encoding nucleotide pyrophosphohydrolase, whose amino-acid sequence MELQKEVDKLIKRMGGYWTPSQMLTALVEEVGELADIILSFEGVKGQKDYSKLEEEIGDVLFALICIANYFKIDVEEALKKTLVKYSTRDL is encoded by the coding sequence ATGGAACTTCAAAAGGAAGTTGACAAACTTATTAAGAGGATGGGAGGCTACTGGACACCCTCACAAATGCTAACCGCTTTAGTGGAAGAAGTTGGAGAGCTTGCCGATATAATTTTATCTTTTGAAGGAGTAAAGGGCCAAAAAGATTACAGTAAACTAGAAGAGGAAATAGGAGATGTTCTTTTTGCATTAATTTGCATCGCAAATTATTTCAAAATAGATGTAGAGGAAGCATTAAAGAAGACACTCGTAAAATACTCAACTAGAGACTTGTAA
- a CDS encoding Lrp/AsnC family transcriptional regulator — protein MRRMDKVDLQLIKILSQNSRLTYRELAEMLGTTRQRVARKVDKLKKLGIIRKFTIIPNLEKLNYMYAILLIKVKATENIYQVAKVLKDHEDVKILELGVGKYNIIAHVLVPKDIKKAQEKVNDVIKEINGIEDLEVEFVSDIPKFELL, from the coding sequence ATGAGGAGGATGGACAAAGTAGACCTCCAGCTCATCAAAATACTCTCACAAAACTCAAGACTCACATATCGCGAATTGGCTGAAATGCTCGGAACTACCAGGCAGAGGGTTGCCAGGAAAGTCGACAAATTAAAAAAATTAGGCATTATTAGAAAATTTACAATAATTCCAAACTTGGAAAAGTTAAATTACATGTATGCGATTCTATTGATAAAAGTGAAAGCAACTGAAAACATATACCAAGTTGCAAAGGTTCTCAAAGATCACGAAGATGTTAAAATATTGGAGCTAGGAGTAGGAAAGTACAACATAATAGCCCATGTTTTAGTTCCAAAGGATATTAAAAAAGCACAAGAAAAGGTCAACGATGTAATTAAAGAAATTAATGGTATTGAAGATCTCGAAGTCGAGTTTGTTAGTGACATTCCAAAGTTTGAGCTTCTCTAA
- a CDS encoding 30S ribosomal protein S15, which yields MARMHARKRGKSGSKRPPRTAPPIWVEYTVEEIENLVVKLRKEGYSTAMIGTILRDQYGIPSVKLFKDPDNPNRNLTITRILEKHGLAPEIPEDLMFLIRRAVNLRKHLEQHPKDLHSMRGLQLIESKIRRLVKYYKRKGKLPKNWRYDPETAKLLVR from the coding sequence ATGGCGAGGATGCATGCTAGAAAGAGGGGTAAGAGTGGGTCAAAGAGGCCTCCAAGGACGGCTCCTCCAATTTGGGTGGAGTATACTGTTGAAGAAATAGAGAACCTTGTGGTTAAGCTTAGGAAGGAAGGGTATAGCACAGCAATGATTGGAACAATCCTAAGAGACCAGTATGGAATCCCTAGCGTTAAGCTGTTTAAAGATCCTGACAATCCAAATAGAAACTTAACAATAACGAGAATACTCGAAAAGCACGGTCTTGCTCCAGAGATACCTGAAGACTTAATGTTCCTCATTAGAAGGGCAGTAAACCTTAGAAAGCACCTTGAGCAGCATCCAAAGGACCTGCACTCAATGCGTGGTCTTCAGCTCATAGAGAGCAAGATAAGGAGACTTGTTAAGTACTACAAGAGGAAGGGTAAGCTTCCAAAGAACTGGCGTTACGACCCAGAGACTGCAAAGTTGCTCGTCCGCTGA
- a CDS encoding DUF2666 family protein, whose translation MIERILEFTAKHEEWIVGENVEDFTNENIAMFLSRVSNTVSSKIPGYLGEKIDVNGLLSIKIEGSLEEKLKALISPKVSRQIGRLVMEDDKKLKKLLVEVAKAVLTREILKNELPIEFPGGKIEGLKIQPRYEEDHINFTARYGSWIVVKRMIIDEKTPLLDIARLLASINETAVNKIKDFADVDDKKIVEYFGGFKKVKKEEEIKEIVQLFREFKGNEFEVRYAAREMLSKLGLKVDVPSKNLEKYLEKAG comes from the coding sequence ATGATCGAGAGGATATTGGAATTCACGGCTAAACATGAAGAGTGGATTGTAGGTGAGAACGTGGAAGATTTCACAAATGAGAATATAGCGATGTTCCTCTCACGAGTCTCCAACACAGTTAGTTCAAAGATACCGGGCTATTTAGGAGAAAAAATTGACGTTAATGGATTGCTTTCCATAAAAATTGAGGGAAGCTTAGAGGAGAAGCTAAAGGCCTTGATATCCCCAAAAGTATCCCGGCAGATAGGGAGGCTTGTTATGGAAGACGATAAAAAGTTGAAAAAACTTCTAGTTGAGGTTGCAAAGGCTGTTTTAACTAGAGAGATTTTGAAGAATGAGTTACCAATTGAATTCCCAGGTGGAAAAATTGAAGGGCTAAAAATTCAGCCAAGGTATGAAGAAGACCACATAAACTTTACTGCAAGATATGGAAGCTGGATAGTGGTTAAGAGAATGATTATAGATGAAAAAACTCCCCTTTTGGATATAGCAAGACTTTTAGCAAGTATAAATGAAACTGCAGTTAACAAGATTAAAGACTTTGCAGATGTTGATGATAAGAAAATAGTGGAGTATTTCGGTGGGTTCAAGAAAGTTAAGAAAGAAGAAGAGATAAAGGAAATAGTCCAGCTCTTCAGAGAGTTTAAAGGAAACGAATTTGAAGTTAGATATGCGGCCAGAGAAATGCTTTCAAAGCTTGGGTTAAAAGTTGATGTTCCATCGAAGAACCTTGAAAAGTATCTAGAAAAGGCGGGATGA
- a CDS encoding asparaginase, with protein MKILLIGMGGTIASVKGENGYEASLSVKEVLDIAGIKDCEDCDFLDLKNVDSTLIQPEDWVDLAETLYKNVKKYDGIIVTHGTDTLAYTSSMISFMLRNPPIPIVFTGSMIPATEENSDAPLNLQTAIKFATSGIRGVYVAFNGKVMLGVRTSKVRTMSRDAFESINYPIIAELRGEDLVVNFIPKFNNGEVTLDLRHDPKVLVIKLIPGLSGDIFRAAVELGYRGIVIEGYGAGGIPYRGSDLLQTIEELSKEIPIVMTTQAMYDGVDLTRYKVGRLALRAGVIPAGDMTKEATVTKLMWILGHTNNVEEIKVLMRKNLVGELRD; from the coding sequence GTGAAAATTCTTCTAATTGGGATGGGTGGAACAATTGCGAGTGTAAAGGGCGAGAATGGATATGAGGCTTCGTTGTCCGTTAAAGAAGTTTTAGATATCGCCGGAATCAAAGATTGTGAGGATTGTGATTTTCTCGATTTAAAGAACGTTGATAGCACGCTTATCCAGCCAGAAGATTGGGTAGATCTTGCTGAAACTCTTTACAAGAATGTAAAAAAATATGATGGAATTATAGTCACTCATGGTACCGATACTCTTGCCTACACTTCTTCAATGATAAGTTTCATGCTTAGAAACCCCCCAATACCCATCGTATTTACTGGTTCTATGATACCTGCCACTGAAGAAAATAGTGATGCCCCCCTAAACTTGCAAACAGCAATAAAGTTTGCAACTTCTGGAATTAGGGGAGTTTACGTGGCCTTCAATGGAAAAGTTATGCTTGGAGTTAGAACATCTAAGGTTAGGACAATGAGCAGAGATGCATTCGAAAGCATTAACTACCCTATAATTGCAGAATTAAGAGGAGAAGATCTCGTGGTTAACTTTATTCCAAAGTTTAACAATGGAGAAGTCACATTAGACCTTAGGCACGATCCAAAAGTTCTAGTTATAAAGCTAATCCCAGGACTTTCGGGGGACATATTTAGGGCAGCTGTAGAGCTGGGATATAGAGGAATTGTCATAGAAGGTTATGGAGCTGGAGGAATTCCTTATAGGGGAAGTGATTTACTTCAAACAATAGAGGAGCTCTCCAAGGAGATTCCAATAGTAATGACAACCCAGGCAATGTACGATGGAGTTGATCTAACGAGGTACAAAGTTGGGAGATTAGCCCTTAGAGCTGGAGTAATCCCAGCGGGGGACATGACAAAAGAGGCAACAGTAACAAAGCTCATGTGGATTCTAGGCCACACAAACAATGTGGAAGAAATAAAAGTATTAATGAGAAAAAATCTAGTTGGAGAGCTTAGAGATTAA
- a CDS encoding DUF4152 family protein yields MRIVAADTGGAVLDETFEPIGLIATVAVLVEKPYRSAKEVMVKYANPYDYDLTGRQAIRDEVLLAIELARKVKPDVIHLDSTLGGIELRKLDEPTIDALGISDKGKEVWKELSKDLQPLARKFWEETNIEIVAIGKSSVPVRIAEIYAGIYSAKWGIENVEKEGHLIIGLPRYMEVNIKDGKIIGRSLDPREGGLYGSAEVSVPEGVKWEIYPNPVARRFMIFEIFSKR; encoded by the coding sequence ATGAGAATCGTGGCCGCAGACACGGGAGGGGCTGTTCTAGATGAAACTTTTGAGCCAATAGGGCTTATAGCGACCGTCGCTGTTCTAGTTGAGAAACCTTACAGGAGTGCAAAAGAAGTTATGGTGAAGTACGCAAATCCCTATGATTATGACCTCACGGGAAGGCAGGCAATCAGAGACGAAGTCTTGCTAGCAATCGAGTTGGCAAGGAAAGTAAAGCCAGATGTAATTCATCTAGACTCAACCCTGGGAGGAATAGAGCTAAGAAAGCTCGATGAACCCACAATCGACGCATTAGGTATTTCAGATAAAGGGAAAGAGGTATGGAAGGAGTTATCAAAAGACCTTCAACCATTAGCCCGAAAATTTTGGGAGGAAACAAACATAGAGATAGTTGCTATTGGAAAAAGTAGCGTCCCAGTGAGAATAGCAGAGATCTACGCAGGTATTTATTCAGCAAAGTGGGGGATAGAGAACGTTGAAAAAGAAGGACACTTAATAATAGGACTACCAAGATACATGGAAGTTAATATTAAAGATGGCAAGATCATTGGGAGAAGCCTAGATCCCAGGGAAGGAGGACTTTATGGTTCAGCAGAGGTTAGTGTCCCTGAGGGTGTTAAATGGGAAATATATCCAAACCCTGTGGCCAGGAGATTTATGATTTTCGAAATTTTTTCAAAACGCTGA
- a CDS encoding EamA family transporter: MLSKHYKLKFPGTLAMKGGYLFVFLAAVMWGTLGIFAKFLYGFNLSTYTIVFYRVLFALIFLAVYLKVRGLPLLMSKDRLPFYLGFSFFSIFLFYSLYFYTVKISSVSFAVLMLYTAPVYSLIFGRILFGEKLTPSKLTAVFLVILGVLLLNLDGKLNVSKLALLTGLASGLTYSLYGVFVKFAVRREEPERVLFNVLLIGLLFLLPVTDLRVPTAALPYLLGLAFFPTFLGYILYNTALKTVEVSKASIIATIEPVVAIILAYFIFGEALSLLQYLGASLIIAGAILAKR, from the coding sequence ATGTTGAGCAAACATTATAAGCTTAAGTTCCCAGGAACTCTTGCAATGAAGGGAGGCTATCTCTTTGTGTTTTTGGCTGCGGTCATGTGGGGAACTCTGGGAATATTCGCAAAGTTTCTCTATGGATTTAATCTCTCAACTTATACGATAGTTTTCTACAGGGTTCTCTTTGCGCTAATATTCTTGGCAGTTTATCTTAAAGTTAGGGGTCTCCCTTTGCTGATGTCTAAAGATAGGCTCCCCTTTTACCTGGGTTTTTCCTTCTTTAGCATTTTTCTCTTTTATTCTCTCTACTTTTACACAGTTAAGATATCATCAGTCTCTTTCGCCGTTTTAATGCTTTATACTGCCCCAGTCTACTCCCTAATTTTTGGAAGAATACTATTTGGGGAAAAGCTCACTCCCAGTAAACTTACTGCAGTTTTTCTTGTAATTCTCGGTGTTTTGTTATTGAACCTGGACGGAAAACTTAACGTTTCAAAGCTAGCTTTATTGACTGGACTTGCAAGTGGACTCACATACTCCCTTTATGGAGTCTTTGTGAAGTTTGCAGTGAGAAGGGAAGAGCCCGAGAGAGTTCTCTTTAACGTCTTATTAATTGGTCTGCTCTTTCTCTTGCCAGTGACTGATTTAAGAGTTCCCACAGCCGCCCTTCCTTATCTCTTAGGACTTGCTTTCTTTCCCACATTCCTGGGGTATATCTTGTATAATACGGCTCTCAAGACTGTAGAGGTTAGCAAGGCCTCGATAATTGCAACTATTGAGCCGGTAGTTGCTATTATCCTAGCTTACTTTATATTTGGAGAGGCACTTTCTTTACTCCAATATCTCGGTGCTTCCCTTATAATAGCTGGA
- a CDS encoding KEOPS complex subunit Pcc1, with translation MEIKAKAEILWEYSDEKVAEAIAKSVDVDNISLPPNLKKSLNLMTFSDGAKVITKVKYHGEIETLIVALDDLIFAVKVAEEVL, from the coding sequence GTGGAGATAAAAGCGAAAGCTGAAATATTGTGGGAGTACAGCGATGAGAAGGTTGCTGAGGCTATTGCGAAGTCTGTTGATGTTGATAATATTTCTCTCCCTCCAAACCTCAAGAAAAGTTTAAATCTTATGACGTTTTCCGATGGAGCGAAGGTAATAACAAAGGTTAAATATCATGGAGAAATTGAGACTCTCATAGTTGCTCTCGATGATTTGATATTCGCTGTAAAAGTTGCTGAGGAGGTGTTATGA
- a CDS encoding ArsR/SmtB family transcription factor, producing MKIRELIEKLNEKQKKTVMSCLSKCEILDLDEEIETYPSKEISRFLKVISNPIRYGILKMLNDRWMCVCLISEALEIDQTLVSHHIRILKELDLLEERKEGKLRFYRTNKEKLREYLEKVLEDFNHGTSKGS from the coding sequence GTGAAGATTAGGGAGCTAATTGAAAAGCTTAATGAAAAGCAGAAAAAGACTGTCATGAGTTGCCTATCAAAATGTGAAATATTAGATTTAGATGAGGAAATAGAGACATACCCCTCCAAGGAGATAAGTAGGTTTTTAAAAGTCATATCAAATCCAATTAGGTATGGAATACTCAAAATGTTAAATGACAGGTGGATGTGTGTCTGCCTAATTTCTGAAGCCCTTGAGATAGATCAAACACTCGTTAGTCATCACATAAGAATTTTAAAAGAGTTAGATCTCCTTGAAGAAAGAAAAGAAGGGAAATTAAGATTCTATAGGACAAACAAAGAAAAGTTAAGGGAATATTTGGAAAAGGTGCTGGAGGACTTTAATCATGGAACTTCAAAAGGAAGTTGA
- a CDS encoding PrsW family intramembrane metalloprotease produces the protein MSLLTSLIFFAYAPALALLWYFYHEDKLEPEPKKYVILTFLFGATVSVIMAIIIESLLVPSWITSIGALLPATFFYISLVAGIVEEPAKALAIKLPYKARQMDGIMDGVIYGVAAGLGFAATENLLYGLGYGMGTTIARALLTPLAHASWSAIIGVGYGLKSEGKIYDLTPYFALAILLHFLWDYFAFLSTVVSAYYIFVILILLINISLLRYFIILGKREDLEKYWWMGGRRWW, from the coding sequence ATGTCTCTACTCACCTCTCTAATATTCTTTGCTTATGCTCCTGCTTTAGCCTTACTTTGGTATTTTTACCACGAAGATAAGCTAGAACCAGAGCCCAAGAAGTACGTTATCTTAACGTTTCTTTTTGGAGCTACTGTGTCTGTAATAATGGCAATTATAATTGAGAGCCTTCTAGTTCCCAGCTGGATAACATCCATAGGAGCATTACTCCCAGCAACTTTCTTTTATATCTCCTTAGTTGCGGGAATCGTTGAGGAGCCGGCCAAGGCTCTTGCTATTAAACTTCCATATAAGGCAAGACAAATGGATGGGATAATGGATGGCGTTATCTATGGAGTTGCCGCTGGACTTGGGTTTGCAGCTACGGAAAATCTACTTTATGGTCTTGGTTATGGAATGGGGACTACAATAGCTAGAGCACTTTTAACTCCCCTAGCCCATGCCTCATGGAGTGCTATAATAGGAGTAGGTTATGGTCTAAAATCTGAAGGAAAAATTTATGACCTGACTCCTTATTTTGCACTTGCAATATTGTTGCACTTTCTATGGGATTACTTTGCGTTTCTCTCAACTGTTGTTTCAGCTTATTACATCTTCGTGATCTTAATACTGCTGATAAATATAAGCTTGCTTAGATACTTTATAATCCTGGGAAAGAGAGAAGATTTGGAGAAGTACTGGTGGATGGGTGGTAGAAGATGGTGGTAA
- a CDS encoding glycogen/starch synthase has product MKVLLLGFEYLPIKVGGLAEALTYIAKALASLGNETIVFTPAHGQFHGESIGKVRAFGEEVEIRVHLEKEGNLRVYRIGGGLLDSTDVYGPGWDGLLKKSVLFGKASVLLLNKLLEKEELPDVVHFHDWHTVFAGALIKKYFKIPAVFTIHRLNKAKVPAYYFHEANLSELAPYPDLDPEHTGGYVADMVTTVSRGYLLDEWGFFRNFEGKVTYVFNGIDCSFWSEDFLDGDRETRKERLLKKFGLEKGTTFMFIGRFDRGQKGVDVLLRAIEILSQIYKDFSSLRFIIVGKGDPELENWARSLATSYKNVVVITQMLSREFVRELYGSVDFVVIPSYFEPFGLVQLEAMCLGAIPIASSVGGLRDTIISLDKSPHNATGLLVPPGDPWTLANAMIKMAELNKTNKELIEELRENCKKRAREFSWKKAAERYIKVYRGNVERFFDFISTGV; this is encoded by the coding sequence ATGAAGGTACTTTTGCTTGGCTTTGAATACTTACCCATAAAGGTCGGAGGACTAGCAGAGGCATTAACGTATATTGCAAAGGCACTTGCCTCCCTGGGAAATGAGACCATCGTATTTACTCCCGCCCATGGGCAATTTCACGGAGAATCGATTGGAAAGGTTAGGGCTTTTGGAGAAGAAGTTGAAATTAGAGTTCACTTAGAGAAAGAGGGAAACTTAAGGGTTTATAGAATAGGGGGAGGACTGCTTGACTCAACGGATGTGTATGGCCCTGGTTGGGATGGATTGCTGAAGAAGAGTGTTCTCTTTGGAAAAGCAAGCGTTCTCCTCTTAAATAAATTGCTCGAGAAAGAAGAGCTCCCAGATGTAGTTCACTTTCACGATTGGCACACCGTTTTTGCTGGTGCACTAATAAAGAAGTACTTCAAGATCCCAGCCGTCTTTACAATACACAGGTTGAATAAGGCGAAAGTTCCAGCTTATTACTTCCATGAGGCAAACCTTTCGGAGCTAGCCCCCTACCCAGATTTAGACCCAGAGCATACTGGAGGATATGTAGCCGACATGGTAACGACGGTAAGCAGAGGGTATCTCCTGGATGAATGGGGGTTCTTCAGGAACTTTGAAGGTAAAGTTACCTATGTATTCAACGGCATAGACTGCAGCTTCTGGAGTGAAGACTTCCTCGATGGGGATAGAGAGACAAGAAAAGAGAGGCTTCTAAAGAAGTTCGGGCTTGAAAAAGGGACGACTTTCATGTTTATTGGAAGGTTCGATAGAGGGCAGAAGGGAGTAGATGTTCTTTTAAGGGCAATTGAAATTCTATCCCAGATTTACAAAGACTTTAGCTCTCTTAGGTTTATAATAGTTGGAAAAGGGGATCCAGAATTGGAAAATTGGGCTAGAAGCTTGGCTACTTCATACAAAAACGTTGTAGTTATAACACAGATGCTGTCTAGAGAGTTTGTGAGGGAACTATATGGTTCAGTAGATTTTGTGGTTATTCCTTCGTACTTTGAGCCCTTTGGTTTAGTTCAATTAGAAGCAATGTGCCTTGGAGCAATACCCATAGCCTCTTCAGTCGGTGGGTTAAGGGATACCATAATAAGCCTCGATAAAAGTCCCCACAATGCAACTGGCTTGTTAGTACCCCCAGGAGATCCTTGGACACTTGCAAATGCTATGATAAAGATGGCCGAGCTAAATAAGACCAACAAAGAGCTAATAGAGGAGCTAAGAGAAAACTGCAAGAAGAGGGCAAGAGAATTTTCATGGAAAAAGGCAGCTGAAAGATACATTAAAGTTTACAGGGGAAATGTGGAAAGGTTCTTTGACTTCATCAGCACCGGAGTTTAG
- a CDS encoding DHHA1 domain-containing protein, whose protein sequence is MDKEGFLNKVREAVDVVKLHIELGHTIRIISHRDADGITSAAILAKALGREGASFHISIVKQVSEDLLRELKDEDYKIFIFSDLGSGSLSLIKEYLKEKTVIILDHHPPENVKLEEKHILVNPVQFGANSVRDLSGSGVTYFFARELNEKNRDLAYIAIVGAVGDMQENDGVFHGMNLDIIEDGKSLGILEVKKELRLFGRETRPLYQMLAYATNPEIPEVTGDERKAIEWLKNKGFNPEKKYWELSEEEKKKLHDFLIIHMIKHGAGKEDIDRLIGDVVISPLYPEGDPRHEAREFATLLNATGRLNLGNLGVAVCLGDEEAFRKALKMVEDYKREQIEARKWLLQNWNSEVWEGDHVYVLYVGKSIRDTLVGIAASMAINAGLADPEKPVIVFADTDEDPNLLKGSARTTERALAKGYNLGEALRKAAELVNGEGGGHAIAAGIRIPRARLAEFRKLIDKILGEQVSKGGDKSES, encoded by the coding sequence ATGGATAAGGAGGGTTTTTTGAACAAGGTTAGGGAGGCTGTGGATGTAGTAAAGCTCCACATCGAGTTAGGTCATACTATAAGGATAATCTCTCATAGGGATGCGGATGGAATAACCTCTGCGGCAATTCTTGCAAAGGCTTTGGGAAGAGAAGGAGCGAGCTTTCACATTTCGATTGTTAAACAGGTAAGTGAAGATCTTTTAAGAGAATTAAAGGATGAAGATTACAAAATCTTCATTTTTTCCGACCTGGGTAGTGGTTCTTTAAGTTTGATAAAAGAGTATCTTAAGGAAAAAACTGTTATAATCCTTGATCACCATCCTCCGGAAAATGTGAAGTTGGAAGAAAAGCATATACTTGTTAATCCAGTTCAATTTGGCGCAAATAGCGTTAGGGATCTGAGTGGATCTGGGGTTACATACTTCTTTGCAAGGGAGCTAAATGAAAAGAATAGGGACCTTGCTTACATTGCAATAGTGGGAGCAGTTGGGGATATGCAAGAGAACGATGGAGTTTTCCATGGGATGAACCTTGATATTATTGAAGATGGGAAATCTCTGGGAATTCTTGAGGTTAAAAAAGAATTGCGCCTGTTTGGTAGGGAAACTAGACCTCTCTATCAAATGCTCGCATATGCCACAAATCCGGAAATTCCTGAAGTTACTGGAGACGAGAGGAAGGCCATAGAGTGGTTAAAGAACAAGGGCTTCAATCCCGAGAAAAAATATTGGGAATTAAGTGAGGAGGAAAAGAAAAAGTTACATGATTTCCTAATCATTCACATGATCAAGCATGGAGCTGGAAAAGAGGATATAGATAGGCTAATAGGAGACGTTGTTATTAGTCCCTTATATCCTGAAGGGGATCCCAGGCACGAGGCTAGAGAATTTGCTACCCTATTAAACGCTACAGGCAGGTTAAACTTGGGCAACTTAGGAGTGGCTGTATGTTTGGGAGATGAGGAGGCTTTCAGAAAGGCCCTAAAGATGGTTGAAGACTACAAGAGGGAGCAAATTGAAGCAAGAAAGTGGCTACTTCAAAATTGGAACAGTGAAGTTTGGGAGGGGGATCATGTTTACGTCTTATATGTGGGAAAGAGTATTAGAGATACTCTCGTTGGAATAGCAGCTAGCATGGCCATCAATGCTGGACTGGCAGATCCTGAAAAGCCGGTTATAGTGTTTGCAGATACTGATGAAGATCCAAACCTTCTCAAAGGTTCAGCTAGAACAACTGAAAGGGCTTTAGCTAAGGGTTACAATTTGGGAGAAGCTCTTAGGAAAGCGGCTGAGCTAGTGAATGGGGAAGGGGGAGGACACGCGATAGCTGCAGGTATAAGAATTCCCAGGGCCAGGTTGGCGGAGTTTAGAAAATTAATAGATAAAATCCTTGGAGAACAGGTGAGCAAAGGTGGAGATAAAAGCGAAAGCTGA
- a CDS encoding 30S ribosomal protein S3ae: MAAKRATTTRDKWKLKQWYIIYAPDFFGGVEVGLTPADDPEKVLNRVVEVTLKDVTGDFTKSHVKLYFQVYDVKGQNAYTKFKGMKLARSYIRSLVRRKTTRIDGIFNITTKDGYKLRVMAMAIAMRRIQTSQERAIRKIMQEIIYKKAEELNFKDFVLESVNGKIAAEIAKEAKKIYPLRKAEIRKIKVLEEPQVIA, encoded by the coding sequence ATGGCTGCGAAAAGGGCTACAACAACAAGGGATAAGTGGAAGTTGAAGCAATGGTATATTATTTATGCTCCCGACTTCTTTGGCGGGGTAGAGGTAGGATTAACGCCAGCAGACGATCCAGAGAAAGTACTCAACAGAGTCGTTGAAGTTACTCTGAAGGATGTTACAGGAGACTTTACAAAGAGTCACGTGAAGCTCTATTTCCAAGTATATGATGTCAAGGGACAGAATGCCTACACAAAGTTCAAGGGAATGAAGCTTGCAAGGAGTTACATAAGATCCCTTGTCAGGAGAAAGACTACAAGAATTGATGGAATATTCAACATAACAACGAAAGATGGGTACAAGTTGAGGGTAATGGCAATGGCCATAGCAATGAGAAGAATACAAACGAGCCAAGAGAGGGCTATTAGAAAGATAATGCAGGAAATTATCTACAAGAAAGCTGAAGAACTAAACTTCAAGGACTTTGTTTTAGAATCCGTAAACGGCAAAATTGCAGCTGAGATTGCAAAGGAGGCAAAGAAGATCTACCCGCTAAGAAAGGCAGAGATAAGAAAGATAAAAGTGTTGGAAGAGCCCCAGGTTATAGCTTAG
- a CDS encoding M20/M25/M40 family metallo-hydrolase translates to MDVLELLSQLVEFETVNDPAKGIKPTKECPKFIKDTLEEWEVEADVFEENGYYGVLGEIGKGYPKLLFMAHFDVVPVNPEEWNTDPFKLTIIGNKAYGRGSVDDKGNVAAVMVALKELAKEDIKGKIIFAFTGDEEIGGFLASKIAERLKEENKLPKYMINADGIGMKPIIRRRKGFGAVIRVPIKKIKVKGKIKSKTFKVNTPILETRHAAYFLPGVDTHPLIAASHFVRTKEVPVVSLEGKFLKGNVVPSEVTLTYLERGDGEEVEVDLGLTELMRSIVPVVRAPIKAEKYSDYGVSITPNMYSIENEKHVLRLDIRAMSNSKEDIEKTLKEVISFTLPEGELEVKTNEKAGYLFTSPEEKIVKVALEVLRELGEDVKPVEGPGASDSRYFTPYGVKAIDIGPKGGNIHGPNEFVEIDSLKKMPKVYKEIALRL, encoded by the coding sequence ATGGACGTGCTTGAACTTCTTTCTCAATTGGTTGAGTTCGAAACCGTTAATGATCCAGCAAAGGGAATAAAACCCACCAAAGAATGTCCCAAGTTCATCAAAGATACGCTGGAAGAGTGGGAAGTTGAAGCTGACGTTTTTGAAGAGAACGGCTATTATGGAGTATTAGGGGAAATTGGAAAAGGTTATCCAAAGCTCCTCTTCATGGCTCACTTCGACGTAGTCCCAGTAAATCCAGAAGAGTGGAACACAGATCCATTCAAATTAACCATAATAGGAAACAAAGCGTATGGAAGGGGAAGCGTTGATGATAAAGGGAATGTTGCTGCGGTGATGGTAGCACTAAAAGAGCTTGCAAAAGAAGATATCAAAGGAAAAATAATCTTTGCCTTTACTGGAGATGAAGAAATTGGAGGATTCCTCGCTAGCAAGATTGCTGAGAGATTAAAAGAAGAGAACAAGCTACCAAAGTACATGATCAATGCAGACGGAATAGGAATGAAACCAATAATTAGGAGAAGAAAGGGGTTTGGAGCGGTTATTAGAGTTCCGATTAAGAAGATCAAGGTTAAAGGGAAAATAAAATCCAAAACATTCAAGGTAAACACCCCAATTTTAGAAACAAGACATGCTGCATATTTTCTCCCAGGAGTAGACACTCATCCACTAATAGCAGCTTCACACTTCGTAAGAACAAAAGAAGTCCCTGTAGTTTCCCTTGAGGGGAAATTCTTGAAAGGTAACGTTGTTCCCAGTGAAGTTACTTTAACTTACCTTGAAAGAGGAGATGGAGAAGAAGTTGAAGTGGACCTTGGATTGACAGAGCTGATGAGGTCAATAGTTCCAGTTGTGAGGGCTCCAATAAAGGCGGAAAAATACAGCGACTATGGAGTGTCAATAACGCCAAACATGTATTCCATCGAAAACGAAAAACACGTTTTAAGGCTCGATATAAGGGCGATGAGTAATTCAAAAGAAGATATCGAAAAGACATTAAAAGAAGTTATCTCGTTCACTTTGCCAGAGGGAGAACTCGAAGTCAAAACTAACGAAAAAGCAGGTTATCTCTTCACAAGTCCTGAAGAAAAGATCGTGAAAGTTGCATTGGAAGTTCTCAGAGAGCTTGGCGAAGATGTTAAACCAGTTGAGGGTCCTGGAGCCTCAGATTCAAGGTACTTCACCCCATATGGCGTAAAGGCAATAGATATCGGGCCTAAAGGAGGAAATATCCACGGACCTAATGAATTCGTTGAAATAGACTCCCTAAAAAAGATGCCAAAAGTGTATAAGGAAATTGCACTAAGGCTTTGA